A window of Primulina huaijiensis isolate GDHJ02 chromosome 9, ASM1229523v2, whole genome shotgun sequence contains these coding sequences:
- the LOC140984153 gene encoding GDP-L-galactose phosphorylase 2-like isoform X2: MVLSIKRVPTVVSNYQKAETEEVARYPSGCGRNCLRSCCLRGAKLPLYAFKTVNKFPCDKSLAGSGNNGPSIDFLDSLLLGEWEERMLRGLFHYDVTACETKVIPGDYGFIAQLNEGRHLKKRPTEFRVDRVLQPFDQNKFNFTMIGQEEMLFQFEASESNEVQFFPNAPIDIKNSPSIVAINVSPIEYGHVLLIPRILECLPQRIDRESFLLALLMAVEAGNPYFRVGYNSLGAFATINHLHFQAYYLAAPFPVERTPSKRIITMKSGVKISDILNYPVRGLVFEAGNKVGYLSNVVSDACIFLQENNVPYNVLIADSGKRVFLFPQCYAEKLALGEVSSELLNTQVNPAVWEISGHMVLKRKKDYEEASTENAWRLLAEVSLSEERFQEVKELIFESICCCTHEANIITEDSAVAPLSRENEEDLKGTSHPDMVPV, from the exons ATGGTGCTCAGCATTAAGAGGGTTCCTACTGTTGTTTCCAACTACCAAAAGGCAGAAACGGAGGAAGTAGCTCGCTATCCTAGTGGCTGCGGGCGCAATTGCCTCAGAAGCTGCTGTCTTCGTG GTGCAAAACTGCCATTATACGCTTTTAAGACGGTGAACAAGTTTCCCTGTGACAAGAGTTTAGCTGGCTCTGGGAATAATGGTCCTTCAATAGATTTCTTGGACTCACTTCTTCTTGGCGAG TGGGAGGAGCGTATGCTGAGAGGTCTGTTTCATTATGATGTCACTGCTTGTGAAACCAAG GTGATTCCTGGGGACTATGGGTTCATTGCTCAGCTGAATGAGGGCAGGCACCTCAAGAAGAGGCCTACTGAGTTTCGTGTTGATAGGGTATTGCAACCCTTCGACCAGAACAAGTTCAACTTCACTATGATCGGGCAAGAAGAAATGCTTTTTCAATTTGAAGCCAGTGAGAGCAATGAGGTCCAGTTCTTTCCGAATGCACCAATTGATATCAAGAATTCGCCTAGCATCGTGGCTATTAAC GTTAGTCCAATTGAATATGGACATGTGCTGCTGATTCCTCGGATTCTTGAGTGCTTGCCTCAGAGGATTGATCGTGAGAGCTTCTTGCTTGCTCTCCTTATGGCTGTAGAGGCTGGTAACCCCTACTTCAGAGTGGGTTACAATAGCTTAGGTGCATTTGCAACCATCAATCACCTCCACTTTCAGGCCTATTACTTAGCTGCACCTTTCCCTGTCGAAAGGACTCCTTCGAAGAGGATAATCACTATGAAAAGTGGAGTGAAAATCTCGGATATTCTTAACTATCCTGTGCGGGGTCTTGTTTTTGAGGCTGGAAATAAGGTGGGATACTTATCCAATGTGGTTTCAGACGCCTGTATTTTCTTGCAAGAGAACAATGTTCCTTACAATGTACTAATTGCTGATTCTGGAAAGCGTGTTTTCCTCTTCCCGCAg TGCTATGCAGAGAAACTTGCTTTAGGGGAAGTGAGTTCCGAGCTACTCAACACACAAGTCAATCCTGCAGTGTGGGAGATTAGTGGACATATGGTACTGAAACGAAAGAAGGATTATGAGGAGGCATCCACAGAAAATGCTTGGAGGCTGTTGGCTGAGGTCTCCCTTTCTGAAGAGAGGTTCCAAGAAGTGAAGGAGCTTATATTTGAATCCATTTGCTGCTGTACCCACGAAGCTAATATTATCACCGAGGATTCAGCTGTCGCCCCTCTATCTCGTGAAAATGAGGAGGATCTCAAAGGCACCTCTCATCCTGATATGGTGCCTGTGTAG
- the LOC140984153 gene encoding GDP-L-galactose phosphorylase 2-like isoform X1 has protein sequence MVLSIKRVPTVVSNYQKAETEEVARYPSGCGRNCLRSCCLRGSFGCFCGAKLPLYAFKTVNKFPCDKSLAGSGNNGPSIDFLDSLLLGEWEERMLRGLFHYDVTACETKVIPGDYGFIAQLNEGRHLKKRPTEFRVDRVLQPFDQNKFNFTMIGQEEMLFQFEASESNEVQFFPNAPIDIKNSPSIVAINVSPIEYGHVLLIPRILECLPQRIDRESFLLALLMAVEAGNPYFRVGYNSLGAFATINHLHFQAYYLAAPFPVERTPSKRIITMKSGVKISDILNYPVRGLVFEAGNKVGYLSNVVSDACIFLQENNVPYNVLIADSGKRVFLFPQCYAEKLALGEVSSELLNTQVNPAVWEISGHMVLKRKKDYEEASTENAWRLLAEVSLSEERFQEVKELIFESICCCTHEANIITEDSAVAPLSRENEEDLKGTSHPDMVPV, from the exons ATGGTGCTCAGCATTAAGAGGGTTCCTACTGTTGTTTCCAACTACCAAAAGGCAGAAACGGAGGAAGTAGCTCGCTATCCTAGTGGCTGCGGGCGCAATTGCCTCAGAAGCTGCTGTCTTCGTGGTAGTTTTGGTTGTTTCTGTG GTGCAAAACTGCCATTATACGCTTTTAAGACGGTGAACAAGTTTCCCTGTGACAAGAGTTTAGCTGGCTCTGGGAATAATGGTCCTTCAATAGATTTCTTGGACTCACTTCTTCTTGGCGAG TGGGAGGAGCGTATGCTGAGAGGTCTGTTTCATTATGATGTCACTGCTTGTGAAACCAAG GTGATTCCTGGGGACTATGGGTTCATTGCTCAGCTGAATGAGGGCAGGCACCTCAAGAAGAGGCCTACTGAGTTTCGTGTTGATAGGGTATTGCAACCCTTCGACCAGAACAAGTTCAACTTCACTATGATCGGGCAAGAAGAAATGCTTTTTCAATTTGAAGCCAGTGAGAGCAATGAGGTCCAGTTCTTTCCGAATGCACCAATTGATATCAAGAATTCGCCTAGCATCGTGGCTATTAAC GTTAGTCCAATTGAATATGGACATGTGCTGCTGATTCCTCGGATTCTTGAGTGCTTGCCTCAGAGGATTGATCGTGAGAGCTTCTTGCTTGCTCTCCTTATGGCTGTAGAGGCTGGTAACCCCTACTTCAGAGTGGGTTACAATAGCTTAGGTGCATTTGCAACCATCAATCACCTCCACTTTCAGGCCTATTACTTAGCTGCACCTTTCCCTGTCGAAAGGACTCCTTCGAAGAGGATAATCACTATGAAAAGTGGAGTGAAAATCTCGGATATTCTTAACTATCCTGTGCGGGGTCTTGTTTTTGAGGCTGGAAATAAGGTGGGATACTTATCCAATGTGGTTTCAGACGCCTGTATTTTCTTGCAAGAGAACAATGTTCCTTACAATGTACTAATTGCTGATTCTGGAAAGCGTGTTTTCCTCTTCCCGCAg TGCTATGCAGAGAAACTTGCTTTAGGGGAAGTGAGTTCCGAGCTACTCAACACACAAGTCAATCCTGCAGTGTGGGAGATTAGTGGACATATGGTACTGAAACGAAAGAAGGATTATGAGGAGGCATCCACAGAAAATGCTTGGAGGCTGTTGGCTGAGGTCTCCCTTTCTGAAGAGAGGTTCCAAGAAGTGAAGGAGCTTATATTTGAATCCATTTGCTGCTGTACCCACGAAGCTAATATTATCACCGAGGATTCAGCTGTCGCCCCTCTATCTCGTGAAAATGAGGAGGATCTCAAAGGCACCTCTCATCCTGATATGGTGCCTGTGTAG